In one Balaenoptera musculus isolate JJ_BM4_2016_0621 chromosome 20, mBalMus1.pri.v3, whole genome shotgun sequence genomic region, the following are encoded:
- the EFNB3 gene encoding ephrin-B3 isoform X1: protein MGAPQSGPGGVRVGALLLLGFLGLVSGLSLEPVYWNSANKRFQAEGGYVLYPQIGDRLDLLCPRARPPGPHSSPNYEFYKLYLVGGAQGRRCEAPPAPNLLLTCDRPDLDLRFTIKFQEYSPNLWGHEFRSHHDYYIIATSDGTREGLESLQGGVCLTRGMKVLLRVGQSPRGGAAPRKPVSEMPMEKDRGVAHSLEPGKENTAGDPTSNATSRGAEGPLPPPSMPAVAGAAGGLALLLLGVAGAGGAMCWRRRRAKPSESRHPGPGSFGRGGSLALGGGGGMGPREAEPGELGIALRGGGAADPPFCPHYEKVSGDYGHPVYIVQDGPPQSPPNIYYKV from the exons ATGGGGGCCCCCCAGTCTGGGCCGGGGGGCGTGCGAGTCGGGGCCCTGCTGCTGCTCGGTTTTTTGGGGCTGGTGTCTGGGCTCAGCCTGGAGCCCGTCTACTGGAATTCGGCGAATAAGAG gttccaggcagagggtggTTACGTGCTCTACCCTCAGATCGGGGACCGGCTAGACCTGCTCTGCCCCCGGGCCCGGCCTCCTGGCCCCCACTCCTCTCCTAATTACGAGTTCTACAAGCTGTATCTGGTAGGGGGTGCCCAAGGCCGGCGCTGTGAGGCACCCCCTGCCCCAAACCTCCTTCTCACTTGTGACCGGCCAGATCTGGATCTCCGCTTCACCATCAAGTTCCAGGAGTATAGCCCTAACCTCTGGGGCCACGAGTTCCGCTCACACCACGATTACTACATAATTG CCACATCGGATGGAACCCGGGAAGGCCTGGAGAGCTTGCAGGGAGGTGTGTGCCTCACTAGAGGCATGAAGGTGCTTCTTCGAGTGGGACAAA GTCCCCGAGGAGGGGCTGCCCCCCGAAAGCCTGTGTCTGAAATGCCCATGGAAAAAGACCGAGGGGTGGCCCACAGCCTGGAGCCTGGGAAGGAGAACACAGCAG GTGACCCCACCAGCAATGCAACCTCCCGGGGTGCTGAaggccccctgccccctcccagcatGCCCGCAGTGGCCGGGGCAGCAGGGGGGCTGGCGCTGCTCTTGCTGGgcgtggcaggggctgggggtgccaTGTGTTGGCGGAGACGGCGGGCCAAGCCTTCGGAGAGTCGCCACCCTGGTCCTGGCTCCTTCGGGAGGGGAGGGTCTCTGGCCCTGGGGGGTGGAGGCGGGATGGGACCTAGGGAGGCTGAGCCTGGGGAGCTAGGGATAGCTCTGCGGGGCGGTGGGGCTGCAGACCCCCCCTTCTGTCCCCACTATGAGAAGGTGAGTGGTGACTATGGGCATCCTGTGTACATCGTGCAGGATGGGCCCCCCCAGAGCCCTCCAAACATCTACTACAAGGTATGA
- the EFNB3 gene encoding ephrin-B3 isoform X2 yields MSFPLSVSYPPTPRCSWSIRSSVRMFQAEGGYVLYPQIGDRLDLLCPRARPPGPHSSPNYEFYKLYLVGGAQGRRCEAPPAPNLLLTCDRPDLDLRFTIKFQEYSPNLWGHEFRSHHDYYIIATSDGTREGLESLQGGVCLTRGMKVLLRVGQSPRGGAAPRKPVSEMPMEKDRGVAHSLEPGKENTAGDPTSNATSRGAEGPLPPPSMPAVAGAAGGLALLLLGVAGAGGAMCWRRRRAKPSESRHPGPGSFGRGGSLALGGGGGMGPREAEPGELGIALRGGGAADPPFCPHYEKVSGDYGHPVYIVQDGPPQSPPNIYYKV; encoded by the exons ATGTCTTTTCCCCTCTCAGTCTCCTACCCACCAACTCCCAGATGCAGTTGGAGTATCAGGAGCAGTGTGAGGAT gttccaggcagagggtggTTACGTGCTCTACCCTCAGATCGGGGACCGGCTAGACCTGCTCTGCCCCCGGGCCCGGCCTCCTGGCCCCCACTCCTCTCCTAATTACGAGTTCTACAAGCTGTATCTGGTAGGGGGTGCCCAAGGCCGGCGCTGTGAGGCACCCCCTGCCCCAAACCTCCTTCTCACTTGTGACCGGCCAGATCTGGATCTCCGCTTCACCATCAAGTTCCAGGAGTATAGCCCTAACCTCTGGGGCCACGAGTTCCGCTCACACCACGATTACTACATAATTG CCACATCGGATGGAACCCGGGAAGGCCTGGAGAGCTTGCAGGGAGGTGTGTGCCTCACTAGAGGCATGAAGGTGCTTCTTCGAGTGGGACAAA GTCCCCGAGGAGGGGCTGCCCCCCGAAAGCCTGTGTCTGAAATGCCCATGGAAAAAGACCGAGGGGTGGCCCACAGCCTGGAGCCTGGGAAGGAGAACACAGCAG GTGACCCCACCAGCAATGCAACCTCCCGGGGTGCTGAaggccccctgccccctcccagcatGCCCGCAGTGGCCGGGGCAGCAGGGGGGCTGGCGCTGCTCTTGCTGGgcgtggcaggggctgggggtgccaTGTGTTGGCGGAGACGGCGGGCCAAGCCTTCGGAGAGTCGCCACCCTGGTCCTGGCTCCTTCGGGAGGGGAGGGTCTCTGGCCCTGGGGGGTGGAGGCGGGATGGGACCTAGGGAGGCTGAGCCTGGGGAGCTAGGGATAGCTCTGCGGGGCGGTGGGGCTGCAGACCCCCCCTTCTGTCCCCACTATGAGAAGGTGAGTGGTGACTATGGGCATCCTGTGTACATCGTGCAGGATGGGCCCCCCCAGAGCCCTCCAAACATCTACTACAAGGTATGA